Proteins encoded within one genomic window of Stigmatopora argus isolate UIUO_Sarg chromosome 21, RoL_Sarg_1.0, whole genome shotgun sequence:
- the lpcat1 gene encoding lysophosphatidylcholine acyltransferase 1 isoform X2, with product MNSSGTRSSRWGRNPFVHTLKFSTADKIKIGLMSVTVFPVRLLLVSFLMLLAWPFAFAASLGRSQYVVEPQSWWRSFIHLSLRVIMRVMWFCGGFHWIKVKGERATPTEAPILTVAPHSSYFDSIPVTCTMCSIVAKLESASIPVWGTLIKYIRPVFVFRSDQDSRKQTVEEIKRRAASGGEWPQIMIFPEGTCTNRSSLILFKAGAFIPGFPVQPVVLRYQNKLDTISWTWRGPGAFKLLWLTLCQPHNAIEIEFLPVYTPSDEEKKNPTLFAGNVQKLMAKALELPITDLSFEDREISFSQGPLRIHNPSSLLEFNQLVRRLRLKSTDVLLKDQASRARKLPRHQLDLEDFACFLHLPVTDALQQVFNLFVKNEEVRIDIRHFVIALSTIYRPSRSMETLKLAFQMYENEDSGEVHEDELSSTLEIMLGVKEIELSAFFMELDGTDTGKITYDELYHFIEQHPRFVQDYLDFKDHPRKFGIRRPISCNGQNHVKDK from the exons ATGAACTCGTCCGGCACTCGCTCCTCTCGATGGGGCAGGAACCCCTTCGTTCATACATTAAAATTCAGCACGGCAGACAAAATAAAG ATCGGACTGATGTCTGTAACGGTTTTTCCAGTGCGACTACTCTTGGTGTCCTTTCTCATGCTGCTGGCATGGCCTTTCGCCTTCGCCGCCTCACTGGGGCGCTCACAGTACGTCGTGGAGCCGCAGTCATGGTGGAGAAG ttttataCACCTTTCACTACGCGTCATCATGCGAGTGATGTGGTTTTGTGGCGGTTTCCATTGGATAAAGGTGAAAGGCGAGCGGGCGACGCCCACCGAGGCCCCCATCCTCACCGTCGCCCCGCACTCTTCCTATTTTGACTCCATCCCAGTCACCTGCACCATGTGCTCCATCGTTGCCAAACTGGAGAGTGCCAGTATTCCCGTCTGGGGAA CCTTGATCAAGTACATCCGACCCGTGTTTGTCTTCCGCTCGGACCAGGATTCCAGGAAGCAAACGGTTGAAGAGATCAAGAGGAGAGCGGCTTCTGGAGGGGAGTGGCCTCAG ATCATGATATTTCCAGAGGGGACGTGCACCAACCGATCGAGCCTTATTTTATTCAAGGCCG GTGCTTTCATCCCAGGCTTCCCAGTGCAACCTGTGGTCCTTCGATATCAAAACAAACTG GATACCATTTCATGGACGTGGCGAGGGCCCGGAGC GTTCAAGCTACTTTGGCTCACGTTGTGTCAACCTCACAACGCCATTGAGATCGAG TTTTTGCCAGTTTACACCCCGTCCGACGAGGAGAAGAAAAACCCAACTCTTTTTGCAGGCAATGTCCAAAAACTCATGGCCAA GGCGCTGGAGCTGCCCATCACGGATCTGTCATTCGAGGATCGTGAGATCAGTTTTTCTCAGGGACCCCTACGCATTCACAATCCTAGTAGCCTACTGGAGTTCAATCAGCTGGTCCGCCGTTTGAG GCTGAAGAGCACAGACGTTCTGCTGAAGGATCAAGCGAGCAGAGCCAGGAAGTTGCCGAGACATCAGCTCGACTTAGAAGACTTTGCGTGCTTTCTTCACCTGCCTGTCACAGATGCACTTCAACAGGTTTTCAACCTCTTTGTAAAG AATGAAGAAGTACGCATAGACATCCGGCACTTTGTCATCGCCTTGTCTACCATTTACCGACCATCGAGGTCAATGGAGACCCTCAAGCTTGCCTTCCAG ATGTACGAGAACGAGGACAGCGGCGAGGTCCACGAAGACGAGCTGTCCTCTACGCTGGAAATAATGTTGGGGGTGAAAGAAATTGAATTATCCGCGTTTTTCATGGAGCTCGATGGAACGGACACTGGAAAAATTACATACG ACGAACTTTATCACTTCATCGAGCAACATCCACGCTTTGTCCAGGACTACCTGGACTTTAAAGACCACCCACGCAAATTTGGTATCCGTCGACCTATCAGCTGCAATGGGCAGAACCACGTCAAAGACAAGTGA
- the ndufs6 gene encoding NADH dehydrogenase [ubiquinone] iron-sulfur protein 6, mitochondrial encodes MSTAVTRAVSFSKNIKTLISPLKFSVIPAHRYGVELSATGEAITHTGQVFDAKDPRKARFIGRQKEVNKNWAIKLVAEEQVSDIEARVVSCDGGGGALGHPKVYINLDKDTKVGTCGYCGLQFKQKHHH; translated from the exons ATGTCGACCGCCGTCACAAGAGCTGTGTCCTTCAGTAAAAATATTAAGACATTAATTTCTCCATTGAAATTTTCTGTAATACCTGCACACCGTTACGGTGTTGAGCTTTCTGCCACCGGGGAGGCCATTACGCACACTGGACAG GTGTTTGATGCAAAAGACCCCAGGAAAGCCAGATTTATTGGGAGACAAAAGGAG GTGAATAAGAACTGGGCAATCAAGTTAGTGGCTGAGGAACAGGTGTCCGACATCGAGGCACGTGTTGTGTCCTGTGATGGCGGCGGAGGAGCACTTGGTCACCCCAAAGTCTACATAAATCTG GACAAAGACACCAAAGTGGGAACTTGTGGTTACTGTGGATTACAGTTCAAGCAAAAGCATCATCACTGA
- the lpcat1 gene encoding lysophosphatidylcholine acyltransferase 1 isoform X1 translates to MNSSGTRSSRWGRNPFVHTLKFSTADKIKIGLMSVTVFPVRLLLVSFLMLLAWPFAFAASLGRSQYVVEPQSWWRSFIHLSLRVIMRVMWFCGGFHWIKVKGERATPTEAPILTVAPHSSYFDSIPVTCTMCSIVAKLESASIPVWGTLIKYIRPVFVFRSDQDSRKQTVEEIKRRAASGGEWPQIMIFPEGTCTNRSSLILFKAGAFIPGFPVQPVVLRYQNKLDTISWTWRGPGAFKLLWLTLCQPHNAIEIEFLPVYTPSDEEKKNPTLFAGNVQKLMAKALELPITDLSFEDREISFSQGPLRIHNPSSLLEFNQLVRRLRLKSTDVLLKDQASRARKLPRHQLDLEDFACFLHLPVTDALQQVFNLFVKQNEEVRIDIRHFVIALSTIYRPSRSMETLKLAFQMYENEDSGEVHEDELSSTLEIMLGVKEIELSAFFMELDGTDTGKITYDELYHFIEQHPRFVQDYLDFKDHPRKFGIRRPISCNGQNHVKDK, encoded by the exons ATGAACTCGTCCGGCACTCGCTCCTCTCGATGGGGCAGGAACCCCTTCGTTCATACATTAAAATTCAGCACGGCAGACAAAATAAAG ATCGGACTGATGTCTGTAACGGTTTTTCCAGTGCGACTACTCTTGGTGTCCTTTCTCATGCTGCTGGCATGGCCTTTCGCCTTCGCCGCCTCACTGGGGCGCTCACAGTACGTCGTGGAGCCGCAGTCATGGTGGAGAAG ttttataCACCTTTCACTACGCGTCATCATGCGAGTGATGTGGTTTTGTGGCGGTTTCCATTGGATAAAGGTGAAAGGCGAGCGGGCGACGCCCACCGAGGCCCCCATCCTCACCGTCGCCCCGCACTCTTCCTATTTTGACTCCATCCCAGTCACCTGCACCATGTGCTCCATCGTTGCCAAACTGGAGAGTGCCAGTATTCCCGTCTGGGGAA CCTTGATCAAGTACATCCGACCCGTGTTTGTCTTCCGCTCGGACCAGGATTCCAGGAAGCAAACGGTTGAAGAGATCAAGAGGAGAGCGGCTTCTGGAGGGGAGTGGCCTCAG ATCATGATATTTCCAGAGGGGACGTGCACCAACCGATCGAGCCTTATTTTATTCAAGGCCG GTGCTTTCATCCCAGGCTTCCCAGTGCAACCTGTGGTCCTTCGATATCAAAACAAACTG GATACCATTTCATGGACGTGGCGAGGGCCCGGAGC GTTCAAGCTACTTTGGCTCACGTTGTGTCAACCTCACAACGCCATTGAGATCGAG TTTTTGCCAGTTTACACCCCGTCCGACGAGGAGAAGAAAAACCCAACTCTTTTTGCAGGCAATGTCCAAAAACTCATGGCCAA GGCGCTGGAGCTGCCCATCACGGATCTGTCATTCGAGGATCGTGAGATCAGTTTTTCTCAGGGACCCCTACGCATTCACAATCCTAGTAGCCTACTGGAGTTCAATCAGCTGGTCCGCCGTTTGAG GCTGAAGAGCACAGACGTTCTGCTGAAGGATCAAGCGAGCAGAGCCAGGAAGTTGCCGAGACATCAGCTCGACTTAGAAGACTTTGCGTGCTTTCTTCACCTGCCTGTCACAGATGCACTTCAACAGGTTTTCAACCTCTTTGTAAAG CAGAATGAAGAAGTACGCATAGACATCCGGCACTTTGTCATCGCCTTGTCTACCATTTACCGACCATCGAGGTCAATGGAGACCCTCAAGCTTGCCTTCCAG ATGTACGAGAACGAGGACAGCGGCGAGGTCCACGAAGACGAGCTGTCCTCTACGCTGGAAATAATGTTGGGGGTGAAAGAAATTGAATTATCCGCGTTTTTCATGGAGCTCGATGGAACGGACACTGGAAAAATTACATACG ACGAACTTTATCACTTCATCGAGCAACATCCACGCTTTGTCCAGGACTACCTGGACTTTAAAGACCACCCACGCAAATTTGGTATCCGTCGACCTATCAGCTGCAATGGGCAGAACCACGTCAAAGACAAGTGA
- the irx4b gene encoding iroquois-class homeodomain protein IRX-4b, with the protein MAYSQLGYSYSTPPQFLMSPSHLAGCLEPGSPQSHPALRSPGHQLTSGGGIGVCSPYPKRQGYYNTCASDPTSLYSRGTLQTKASVHTGASHTPGYYPYEYTFGHYSYDRYGYSSSEGASRRKNATRETTGTLKAWLQEHQKNPYPTKGEKIMLAIITRMTLTQVSTWFANARRRLKKENKVTWSPRACKSSEDRGRDEDSNDAEKSLKGDKDHRDGQSGDLQSDLEDFDLLESDASDCEPKPPFVPEDNKVDSNDPHGHLAYNSDRLSPDFPKVTPLQDQTFYSMPEAHDADAKPKIWSIAHTAASLDPASEPQFPPCMLLTGASSPGFPSNMALPKAERRQESPVDTLREWVDGVFHGPPFQQSKTSDGWNGLSDTSASNRTSGQAFKLVRSTTSL; encoded by the exons ATGGCTTACTCCCAGTTGGGATACTCCTACTCCACTCCGCCACAG tttCTGATGAGCCCGAGCCATCTCGCCGGCTGCTTGGAGCCGGGATCCCCGCAGTCCCACCCGGCGCTGCGCTCCCCGGGTCACCAGCTCACCTCTGGCGGAGGAATCGGGGTGTGCAGCCCTTACCCAAAGCGTCAAGGGTACTACAACACTTGCGCGAGCGACCCCACCTCGCTCTACTCCAGG GGGACGTTGCAAACTAAAGCTTCTGTACATACGGGGGCATCTCACACGCCGGGTTATTATCCTTATGAATATACATTTGGACATTATTCTTATGACAGATATGG TTATTCCTCCTCGGAAGGAGCTTCACGGCGTAAGAATGCCACCCGGGAAACGACTGGCACGCTGAAGGCCTGGCTGCAAGAGCACCAGAAGAACCCTTATCCCACTAAAGGAGAAAAAATCATGCTGGCCATCATCACCAGGATGACCCTCACCCAA GTGTCCACGTGGTTCGCCAATGCCCGCCGGAGGCTGAAGAAGGAGAACAAGGTCACCTGGTCGCCACGAGCTTGCAAAAGCTCGGAGGACAGGGGTCGCGATGAAGACAGTAACGACGCGGAGAAGTCGCTTAAAGGGGACAAAGACCATCGAG ATGGACAGTCTGGTGACCTGCAGAGCGATCTGGAAGACTTTGACCTTCTGGAGTCTGACGCGTCCGACTGCGAACCCAAGCCGCCGTTCGTACCAGAGGACAATAAAGTCGATTCAAACGATCCACACGGTCACCTCGCGTACAACTCCGACAGATTGTCGCCAGACTTCCCCAAAGTCACGCCGCTCCAAGACCAGACCTTCTATTCGATGCCAGAAGCGCACGACGCGGACGCCAAACCCAAAATCTGGTCCATCGCTCACACCGCCGCATCTCTGGATCCCGCCTCGGAGCCCCAATTCCCTCCGTGCATGCTGTTGACCGGCGCCTCCTCCCCCGGCTTTCCGTCCAACATGGCGCTACCCAAAGCGGAGCGAAGGCAGGAATCGCCAGTGGACACTCTTCGGGAGTGGGTGGACGGAGTTTTCCACGGCCCGCCGTTCCAACAGTCCAAGACCTCCGATGGCTGGAATGGTTTGAGCGACACGTCGGCCAGCAACAGAACATCCGGGCAAGCTTTTAAACTGGTGAGATCGACCACATCCTTGTAG